AACAGAAGATCTCTGATCCAGCCGAATTGGCCGACTACCAGCAGAGAAAGCGGAAGACTTTCGAGGACAATCTGCGCAAGAACCGCATGGTAGTCAGCCACTGGATCAAGTACGCCCAAtgggaggagcagcagcaggagatcCAGCGGGCCCGTTCCATCTGGGAGCGCGCTCTGGACAATGAGCACCGCAACGTCACCATCTGGCTTAAGTACGCTGAGATGGAAATGAAAAACAAACAGGTGAACCATGCCCGCAACCTGTGGGACCGGGCCGTGACTATCATGCCGAGGGTGAATCAGTTCTGGTATAAGTATACCTACATGGAGGAGATGCTGGAGAATGTGGCCGGAGCCCGGCAAGTCTTTGAACGCTGGATGGAGTGGCAACCAGAGGAGCAGGCCTGGCAGACATACGTGAACTTCGAGCTGCGCTATAAGGAGATTGACCGGGCGCGCGAGGTTTACGAACGGTTCGTCTATGTTCATCCGGACGTCAAGAACTGGATCAAGTTTGCCCGGTTCGAGGAGGCGCATGGCTTCATCCATGGGTCGCGGCGCGTGTTCGAAAGGGCCGTAGAGTTCTTTGGCGACGAGTACATCGAGGAGCGCCTCTTCATCGGCTTCGCGCGCTTCGAGGAAGGCCAGAAGGAGCACGACCGCGCCCGCATCATCTACAAGTACGCTCTTGACCATCTGCCCAAGGAACGTACCAAGGAACTGTTCAAGGCCTACACGATACACGAGAAGAAGTACGGTGACCGCGACGGTATCGAGGACGTCATCGTCTCCAAGCGGAAGTACCAGTACGAGCAGGAGGTGGCCGCCAATCCCACCAATTACGATGCCTGGTTCGATTATCTACGTTTGATCGAGGCCGATGGCGAGAAAGACCTCATTAGGGACACCTACGAGCGGGCCATCGCCAACGTTCCGCCAGCCAATGAAAAGAACTATTGGCGTCGCTATATCTACCTTTGGATAAACTACGCCCTCTACGAGGAGCTGGAAACGGAGGACACTGAGCGGACGCGCCAAATCTACAAGACCTGTCTCGACTTGATGCCACACAAGCAGTTCACCTTCAGCAAGGTCTGGCTGCTCTACGCCCAATTTGAGATCCGATGCAAGGAGCTGCAAAGGGCCCGCAAGACGCTCGGTTTCGCCATCGGTATGTGCCCCCGGGACAAGCTTTTCCGGGGTTACATCGATCTAGAGATCCAGCTGCGAGAATTCGAGCGCTGTCGTCTGCTCTACGAGAAGTTCCTCGAATTCGGACCCGAAAACTGCGTAACCTGGATGAAATTCGCCGAGCTGGAGAACCTCTTGGGCGACACGGAGCGGGCAAGGGCCATATTCGAGCTGGCCGTTCATCAGCCTCGTCTCGACATGCCGgagctgctttggaaggcttTCATCGACTTCGAGGTGGCCCTTGGCGAAACGGAGTTAGCTCGCCAGCTGTACGAGCGTCTCCTGGAGCGCACTCAGCACGTC
The Drosophila miranda strain MSH22 chromosome XL, D.miranda_PacBio2.1, whole genome shotgun sequence genome window above contains:
- the LOC108164630 gene encoding protein crooked neck, coding for MDRPQKMPKVAKVKNKAPAEVQITAEQLLREAKERDLEILPPPPKQKISDPAELADYQQRKRKTFEDNLRKNRMVVSHWIKYAQWEEQQQEIQRARSIWERALDNEHRNVTIWLKYAEMEMKNKQVNHARNLWDRAVTIMPRVNQFWYKYTYMEEMLENVAGARQVFERWMEWQPEEQAWQTYVNFELRYKEIDRAREVYERFVYVHPDVKNWIKFARFEEAHGFIHGSRRVFERAVEFFGDEYIEERLFIGFARFEEGQKEHDRARIIYKYALDHLPKERTKELFKAYTIHEKKYGDRDGIEDVIVSKRKYQYEQEVAANPTNYDAWFDYLRLIEADGEKDLIRDTYERAIANVPPANEKNYWRRYIYLWINYALYEELETEDTERTRQIYKTCLDLMPHKQFTFSKVWLLYAQFEIRCKELQRARKTLGFAIGMCPRDKLFRGYIDLEIQLREFERCRLLYEKFLEFGPENCVTWMKFAELENLLGDTERARAIFELAVHQPRLDMPELLWKAFIDFEVALGETELARQLYERLLERTQHVKVWMSFAKFEMGLNHGDSGLDAGLNVRLARRVYERANDMLRQLGDKESRVLLLEAWRDFERDANDGQCLQKVLEKMPRRIKKRQKIVSDDGVEEGWEEVFDYIFPEDEMARPNLKLLAAAKMWKKQKDVPDEDPVPAPAEVQQEDG